In one window of Duganella dendranthematis DNA:
- a CDS encoding 4'-phosphopantetheinyl transferase family protein, whose amino-acid sequence MKSLAVQRWPGPTPAPQDGLFAILINTSAASSPPGTASAPAPNAASTVPPPASGAGQQRDAARRQIRQAAREALGAVLRMPAADISIVSTPGTPPHVLLAGVGSHIGISFSHEDGYGLAAINLHGPIGADIMRVQDIPDWQTVASDYLGPAVAAALQNTINRPLAFTQAWTQREAALKCHAQQLSEWQAGLSGASISLILPDPHLAGQIHIGDKTA is encoded by the coding sequence ATGAAAAGCCTGGCCGTCCAACGCTGGCCCGGCCCCACACCGGCGCCGCAGGACGGCCTGTTCGCAATCCTGATCAACACCAGCGCCGCGTCGTCGCCGCCAGGCACCGCAAGCGCGCCGGCGCCCAACGCAGCAAGCACGGTCCCGCCGCCCGCGTCAGGCGCCGGGCAGCAACGCGACGCTGCCCGGCGCCAGATCCGCCAGGCCGCGCGCGAAGCGCTGGGTGCGGTGCTGCGCATGCCCGCTGCCGACATCTCCATCGTCTCTACACCAGGCACGCCGCCACACGTTCTGCTGGCCGGCGTTGGAAGCCACATCGGCATCTCTTTCAGCCACGAAGACGGCTACGGACTGGCCGCCATCAACTTGCATGGACCGATCGGCGCCGACATCATGCGCGTGCAGGACATCCCCGACTGGCAAACCGTCGCCAGCGACTACCTCGGCCCGGCCGTCGCCGCCGCGCTGCAAAATACCATCAACCGCCCGCTCGCCTTCACACAAGCGTGGACACAACGCGAAGCCGCGCTAAAATGTCATGCACAACAACTCAGCGAATGGCAAGCCGGGCTTTCCGGCGCCTCCATATCGCTGATCCTGCCAGACCCGCATCTGGCAGGCCAAATCCATATTGGAGACAAAACCGCATGA
- a CDS encoding polysaccharide deacetylase family protein, translated as MRSVALILAAIAIHASAAECGPDQLNTARTITLKREGALYGAHQHTALPLAKGEVVLTFDDGPSADNTPLVLKALADQCAKATFFLIGEHIAQQPDLARRLIREGHSAGIHSNTHPHLASMTTDQQLEDLKLSRAAYKTAFGVETPAYRFPYLEETPTLLEALKRDNITVASIDMGINDWIPEDTTAILAQRLTESLDKAGRGIILMHDANGPTAQALPTLLKVLKDKGYKVVHLEWEAAQ; from the coding sequence ATGAGATCCGTCGCCCTGATCCTCGCCGCCATCGCCATCCACGCCAGCGCCGCCGAATGCGGCCCGGACCAACTCAACACCGCCCGCACCATCACGCTCAAGCGCGAAGGCGCCCTGTACGGCGCGCATCAGCACACCGCGCTGCCGCTGGCAAAAGGCGAAGTAGTGCTGACCTTCGACGACGGCCCGTCCGCCGACAACACCCCGCTGGTGCTCAAAGCGCTGGCCGACCAATGCGCCAAAGCGACCTTCTTCCTGATCGGCGAACATATCGCCCAGCAGCCCGACCTGGCGCGCCGACTGATTCGCGAAGGCCACTCCGCCGGCATCCACAGCAACACCCACCCGCACCTGGCGTCGATGACCACCGACCAGCAGCTGGAGGACCTGAAACTGAGCCGCGCCGCCTACAAAACCGCCTTCGGCGTCGAGACGCCAGCCTACCGTTTCCCCTACCTTGAAGAAACGCCAACGCTGCTGGAAGCGCTCAAGCGCGACAACATCACCGTCGCCTCGATCGACATGGGCATCAACGACTGGATCCCGGAAGACACCACCGCCATCCTCGCCCAGCGCCTGACCGAAAGCCTGGACAAAGCCGGCCGCGGCATCATCCTGATGCACGATGCGAACGGTCCCACCGCCCAAGCCCTGCCCACGCTGCTCAAGGTCCTGAAAGACAAAGGCTACAAAGTGGTCCACCTGGAATGGGAAGCCGCGCAATGA
- a CDS encoding YdeI/OmpD-associated family protein has protein sequence MSTDKWQAEFAALRAIVSACGLDETVKWGQPCFTLDGHNVVLIHGFKEYCALLFFKGALMKDPKNILIQQTENVQAARQIRFTTLVDITRQEKTLKDYIKDAIATEKSGAKVEMKQTAEFSFPEELEHKMDELPALRTAFEALTPGRQRAYLLHFSSAKQASTRISRIEKSVQRILDGKGMND, from the coding sequence ATGAGCACCGACAAATGGCAAGCGGAGTTTGCAGCGCTGCGCGCCATCGTCAGCGCTTGCGGCCTGGACGAAACCGTCAAGTGGGGCCAGCCCTGCTTCACGCTGGATGGCCACAACGTCGTGCTGATACACGGCTTTAAGGAATACTGTGCACTGCTGTTCTTCAAAGGCGCGTTGATGAAGGATCCGAAGAACATCCTGATCCAGCAAACCGAAAACGTGCAGGCCGCGCGCCAGATCCGCTTTACCACGCTGGTCGACATCACGCGGCAGGAGAAGACGCTCAAGGACTACATCAAGGACGCCATCGCAACGGAAAAATCCGGTGCCAAAGTCGAGATGAAGCAAACCGCCGAATTCTCCTTCCCCGAAGAGCTGGAGCACAAGATGGACGAATTGCCCGCCCTGCGGACCGCCTTCGAAGCCCTCACGCCCGGCCGCCAGCGCGCCTACCTGCTGCACTTTTCCTCGGCCAAGCAAGCGTCCACGCGGATCTCGCGCATCGAAAAAAGCGTTCAGCGCATCCTTGATGGCAAAGGGATGAACGACTAG